Proteins found in one Melospiza melodia melodia isolate bMelMel2 chromosome 13, bMelMel2.pri, whole genome shotgun sequence genomic segment:
- the TRAPPC2L gene encoding trafficking protein particle complex subunit 2-like protein, which yields MAVCIAVIAKENYPLYIRSVPTENELKFHYTVHTSLDVVDEKISAMGKALVDQRELYLGLLYPTEDYKVYGYVTNSKVKFVMVVDSSNTALRDNEIRSMFRKLHNSYTDIMCNPFYNPGDRIHSRAFDTMVNSMMMQVC from the exons ATGGCGGTGTGCATCGCCGTGATCGCCAAGGAG aattacCCCCTGTACATCCGGAGTGTCCCCACGGAGAACGAGCTCAAGTTCCACTACACCGTGCACACCTCCCTGGACGTGGTGGATGAGAagatctcagccatgggcaaAGCCCTGGTGGACCAGAGGGAGCTCTACCTGGGGCTCCTCTACCCCACTGAAGACTACAAGGT CTACGGCTACGTGACCAACTCCAAGGTGAAGTTTGTCATGGTGGTGGATTCCTCCAACACAGCCCTGAGGGACAACGAGATCCGCAGT ATGTTCCGCAAGCTGCACAATTCCTACACAGACATCATGTGTAACCCCTTCTACAACCCCGGGGACAGGATCCATTCCAG GGCTTTTGATACCATGGTGAACTCCATGATGATGCAGGtgtgctga